A DNA window from Borrelia sp. HM contains the following coding sequences:
- a CDS encoding V-type ATP synthase subunit A — protein METRGKVVGVIGNLVTIEVVGTVSMNEIIFIKTTGQNLKAEIIRIRDREVDAQVFEMTKGIAVGDDIEFTGRLLTVELGPGLLSQVYDGLQNPLPALAAQCGFFLDRGVYLSALDRTRKWNFIATARVGDTVIAGDYLGFVVEGTINHQIMIPFYRKDSYKIVEIVSDGSYTVDDKIAVIENDAGQRHIITMSFHWPVKIPIINYKERLIPSEPMVTQTRIIDTFFPVAKGGTFCIPGPFGAGKTVLQQVTSRNANVDIVIIAACGERAGEVVETLKEFPELKDPRTGKSLMERTCIICNTSSMPVAAREASVYTAITIAEYYRQMGLDILLLADSTSRWAQSMREMSGRLEEIPGEEAFPAYLESVIASFYERAGIVILNDGRSIGSVTVGGSVSPAGGNFEEPVTQATLKVVGAFHGLTRERSDARKFPAINPLESWSKYKGVVEFKKTEYARSFLSRGNEINQMMKVVGEEGISDSDFLVYLKSELLDACYLQQNSFDIVDAAVSLDRQNYMFDILYNILKSDFKFENKLEARNFVNELRQNILDMNLSPFKEEKFNKLEITLKNLVHSRKLHFRGE, from the coding sequence ATGGAAACTAGAGGAAAAGTAGTAGGAGTTATTGGAAATTTGGTTACTATTGAGGTAGTTGGTACAGTTTCCATGAATGAAATTATTTTTATTAAAACTACCGGACAGAATTTAAAGGCTGAGATAATTCGCATTAGAGATAGAGAAGTTGATGCTCAAGTTTTTGAAATGACTAAAGGAATTGCTGTTGGAGATGATATTGAGTTTACAGGTAGACTTTTGACAGTTGAACTTGGTCCTGGTCTTTTAAGTCAGGTGTATGATGGTCTTCAAAATCCATTGCCAGCACTTGCTGCTCAATGTGGTTTTTTTTTGGATAGAGGTGTGTATTTAAGTGCGCTTGATAGAACTAGAAAATGGAATTTTATTGCAACTGCAAGAGTTGGAGATACTGTTATTGCAGGGGATTATCTTGGGTTTGTTGTTGAGGGTACAATTAATCATCAAATTATGATTCCATTTTATAGAAAAGATTCTTATAAAATTGTTGAGATTGTTAGTGATGGTAGTTATACTGTAGATGATAAAATTGCTGTAATTGAAAATGATGCTGGGCAAAGACATATAATTACCATGTCTTTTCATTGGCCTGTTAAAATTCCAATTATTAATTATAAAGAGAGGCTTATTCCTAGTGAGCCTATGGTAACTCAAACAAGGATCATAGATACGTTTTTCCCCGTTGCAAAGGGTGGTACATTTTGTATTCCTGGTCCTTTTGGTGCTGGTAAAACAGTTCTTCAGCAAGTTACAAGTCGTAATGCTAATGTTGATATTGTAATTATTGCTGCTTGTGGTGAGCGTGCAGGTGAGGTAGTAGAGACTCTTAAGGAATTTCCTGAACTTAAAGATCCAAGGACAGGCAAGTCATTGATGGAAAGGACATGTATTATTTGCAATACATCTTCTATGCCAGTTGCTGCTCGTGAAGCCTCCGTTTATACAGCTATTACTATTGCTGAATATTATAGACAAATGGGTCTTGATATACTTTTATTAGCTGATTCAACTTCAAGATGGGCTCAATCCATGAGAGAAATGTCAGGTCGCCTTGAGGAAATACCAGGTGAAGAAGCATTTCCTGCTTATCTTGAATCTGTTATTGCATCATTTTATGAAAGAGCTGGCATTGTTATTTTAAATGATGGTCGTAGTATTGGTTCTGTGACTGTTGGTGGATCTGTAAGTCCTGCTGGAGGTAATTTTGAAGAGCCAGTAACTCAGGCAACTTTAAAAGTTGTAGGAGCATTTCATGGACTAACAAGAGAAAGATCTGATGCTAGAAAATTTCCAGCCATTAATCCTCTTGAATCTTGGAGTAAATATAAAGGTGTTGTTGAGTTTAAAAAAACAGAATATGCAAGGTCATTTTTATCAAGAGGGAATGAGATAAATCAAATGATGAAGGTTGTTGGTGAGGAAGGGATAAGTGATAGTGATTTTTTAGTTTATTTGAAATCTGAGCTTTTGGATGCGTGTTATTTGCAACAAAATTCATTTGATATTGTTGATGCTGCTGTAAGTCTTGATCGTCAAAATTATATGTTTGATATACTTTATAATATTTTAAAATCAGACTTTAAATTTGAAAATAAATTGGAAGCACGAAATTTTGTAAATGAATTAAGGCAAAATATTTTAGATATGAATCTTAGTCCCTTTAAGGAAGAAAAGTTTAATAAATTAGAAATTACGTTAAAGAATTTAGTACATTCTAGGAAGTTGCATTTTAGAGGTGAATAA
- a CDS encoding DUF2764 family protein gives MLSSYYYVMSSLPYLDFKIGKVLSVEQFFNSIENVLSKRDFILLKDLSESRFTKGTLKIIDQFIEFEEIIRYTLAYVRAEKLGRSKDVYLESSYFSSYYLGILKSLCLKENPFEVELGLDMLKWQFLMYCEVGNEFNFEKLVIYFLKLILLSRRSLFVKKIGEKNFDDICQTLSMQISKTFKGNLNGN, from the coding sequence ATGTTGAGTTCATATTACTATGTTATGTCATCATTACCTTATCTTGATTTCAAAATAGGAAAGGTGTTAAGTGTAGAACAATTTTTCAATAGCATTGAGAATGTTTTAAGCAAGAGAGATTTTATTCTTTTAAAGGATTTATCTGAATCTAGATTTACTAAAGGAACTTTAAAGATAATTGATCAATTTATTGAATTTGAAGAAATAATAAGATATACGCTTGCATATGTTAGGGCTGAAAAGTTAGGGCGATCAAAAGATGTTTATTTAGAATCATCTTATTTTTCTAGTTATTATTTGGGAATTTTGAAGTCCCTTTGTCTTAAAGAAAATCCTTTTGAGGTAGAATTAGGACTTGATATGTTAAAATGGCAGTTTTTAATGTATTGTGAGGTAGGGAATGAATTTAATTTTGAAAAATTAGTGATTTATTTTTTGAAGTTAATATTGCTTTCAAGAAGAAGTCTATTTGTAAAAAAGATAGGCGAGAAGAATTTTGATGATATTTGTCAAACATTAAGTATGCAAATAAGTAAAACTTTTAAAGGAAATTTGAATGGAAACTAG
- a CDS encoding V-type ATP synthase subunit E: MQFEVKDLINKIKKDGLEEAEKLANEILLNAKRDAEAIILKAENEATKLKMQAKKEADEYKKHSLEASHQAVRDLIIATEKNIKSLFKIYLRDSIANVCNDNFLAELIIKVVDVWSNNNNLDIIIDESDISNLLSMLRAKIGDRLNSAVEIKPFKGIGKGFKIQQRDGNLYYDFTSKTIADILFEYLNPRFKEIMKLVQEI, encoded by the coding sequence GTGCAGTTTGAAGTTAAGGATCTGATAAATAAAATTAAAAAAGATGGGCTTGAAGAAGCTGAAAAGTTGGCAAATGAGATTCTTTTGAATGCAAAGAGAGATGCTGAGGCTATTATTTTGAAGGCGGAAAATGAGGCTACAAAATTAAAAATGCAGGCAAAAAAGGAAGCTGATGAATATAAAAAACATTCTCTTGAAGCATCTCATCAAGCAGTTAGGGATTTGATTATTGCTACTGAGAAGAATATTAAATCTCTTTTTAAAATTTATTTAAGAGATTCTATTGCTAATGTTTGTAATGATAATTTTTTGGCAGAACTTATTATTAAAGTTGTGGATGTTTGGAGCAATAACAATAATCTAGATATAATAATTGATGAGTCTGATATTTCTAATTTATTATCTATGTTAAGAGCAAAAATAGGAGATAGACTTAATAGTGCAGTTGAGATTAAACCTTTTAAAGGGATAGGGAAAGGGTTTAAAATTCAACAAAGAGATGGTAATTTATATTATGATTTTACGTCAAAAACTATTGCTGATATTCTTTTTGAATATTTAAATCCGAGATTTAAAGAAATTATGAAATTAGTTCAGGAGATATAG
- a CDS encoding endonuclease MutS2, which translates to MQEKYLEKIDFYQILSSISSYVSISDTVTLLGEQEILKTEEEINQICFLVKLIRELIEVYNDYPNSCLESIGDSIILLCKQNSRVSIEEIKNIILFLKEVLKIRIFFDQNEFQLSHEIEVLKKLLFLEPSLKDLLEILCIYIDIDELKIKQGVVKEYDEIDFEIKNLDKRINRKLKQIIGLNSKYLTSLFVCYKYNKYTIALKSNFKNKIKGNVLSISSSGETLYIEPNEIVIDNNRLGFLNLEKERIVLKILQDLSYKIHEHITLLKSLYGNFLYYDSLKVRAIYGIKTQGIFPRLDSSLNIVNARHPLIKNAKSINFCPLNNRVVIITGPNAGGKTVTLKTVALLSAMFQFGIPVPVDEASTFKIFDNILINIGDDQSIVNSLSTFSSHMNNIAYILKHSTRNSLLIFDEFCSGTDIEQGQALAVAILEHLINIESYAIVSTHYNALKYFAYTHEFVINASMQMDLEKMEPNYELIFSVPGESFAFNVASKSSINPSILFRAKDIYSSNKTEVNGILEKLAKKEREIYLLEEELKDKLKCIEMKEIEISNIQDNLLLRERNLEEKLINEQKEFLRNSRKTLENLVREIKEGNICTIKNKAFISDISDNILAKSNKIKSLNQDIATKVEFKLGDKVRVSGSSSSGEIVGVTKKGFIVNTGVFNITVSSCNLEKISDIDRYNDNFKKNFEFSFENQDDVLNLTIDIRGMRVVEAIDFLNKKIDNMLLRSICRFEIIHGKGEGLLMEKVHEFLKDIKFVKKYYFAHPSDGGVGKTIVEI; encoded by the coding sequence ATGCAAGAGAAATATTTGGAAAAAATTGATTTTTATCAAATTTTATCTTCAATTTCTTCTTATGTATCTATTTCAGATACGGTTACTCTTCTAGGTGAACAAGAAATATTAAAAACTGAAGAAGAAATTAATCAAATATGTTTTTTAGTTAAGTTAATTAGGGAGCTTATTGAAGTTTATAATGATTATCCCAATTCTTGTCTTGAGAGTATAGGTGATTCTATTATTTTGCTTTGTAAGCAAAATTCAAGAGTTTCTATTGAGGAAATTAAGAATATTATTTTGTTTCTAAAAGAAGTTTTAAAAATAAGGATTTTTTTTGATCAAAATGAGTTTCAATTGAGTCATGAAATTGAAGTTTTAAAAAAATTATTATTTTTAGAGCCAAGTCTTAAAGATTTATTAGAGATTTTATGTATTTATATTGATATTGATGAGCTTAAAATAAAACAAGGTGTTGTTAAGGAGTATGATGAAATTGATTTTGAAATTAAAAATTTAGACAAAAGAATTAATAGGAAACTCAAGCAAATTATAGGGTTAAATTCAAAATATTTAACCTCTTTATTTGTTTGTTATAAATACAATAAGTATACTATTGCGCTTAAATCTAATTTTAAAAACAAAATAAAGGGAAATGTTTTATCTATTTCATCATCTGGTGAGACATTGTATATTGAACCAAATGAGATTGTCATTGACAATAATAGGTTGGGCTTTTTAAACCTTGAAAAAGAACGTATAGTTTTAAAAATTCTACAAGATCTTTCATATAAGATACATGAGCACATTACGCTTTTAAAATCTCTTTATGGAAATTTTTTATATTATGATTCTTTAAAGGTCAGAGCGATTTATGGAATAAAAACTCAAGGAATATTTCCTAGATTAGATAGTAGTCTTAATATTGTCAATGCTCGTCATCCTTTGATAAAGAATGCAAAATCTATAAATTTTTGTCCTTTAAATAATAGAGTTGTAATTATTACAGGGCCCAATGCTGGTGGTAAAACGGTAACTTTGAAAACGGTGGCTTTATTGAGTGCTATGTTCCAATTTGGAATTCCTGTTCCAGTTGATGAAGCTAGTACTTTTAAAATTTTTGATAACATTTTAATTAATATTGGAGATGATCAATCAATTGTAAATTCACTTTCAACTTTTTCAAGTCATATGAATAATATTGCTTATATTTTAAAGCATTCGACAAGGAATAGTCTTTTAATATTTGATGAATTTTGTTCAGGTACTGATATTGAACAGGGACAAGCATTAGCTGTAGCTATTCTTGAGCATTTAATTAATATTGAGTCTTATGCTATTGTCTCAACTCATTACAATGCTCTTAAATATTTTGCATATACCCATGAGTTTGTTATTAATGCTTCTATGCAGATGGATTTAGAAAAAATGGAACCCAATTATGAATTGATATTCTCTGTTCCAGGTGAAAGCTTTGCATTTAATGTTGCAAGCAAATCTTCCATTAATCCTAGTATATTATTTAGAGCAAAAGATATTTATTCATCTAATAAGACAGAAGTTAATGGGATATTGGAAAAACTTGCAAAAAAAGAGAGAGAAATATATTTACTTGAAGAGGAATTAAAAGATAAGCTTAAATGTATTGAAATGAAGGAAATTGAGATTAGTAATATTCAGGATAATCTTTTATTAAGAGAAAGAAACTTAGAGGAAAAACTTATTAATGAGCAAAAAGAATTTTTAAGAAATTCAAGAAAAACTTTAGAAAATTTGGTTAGAGAAATAAAAGAAGGTAATATTTGTACTATTAAAAACAAGGCATTTATATCTGATATTTCAGATAATATACTTGCTAAGTCTAATAAAATTAAATCACTTAATCAAGATATTGCTACTAAAGTTGAATTTAAATTAGGCGATAAGGTTAGGGTATCTGGATCAAGTTCCTCAGGAGAAATAGTGGGGGTTACTAAGAAAGGATTTATTGTCAATACTGGTGTTTTTAATATTACAGTTTCGTCTTGCAATTTAGAAAAGATATCAGATATTGATCGATATAATGATAATTTTAAGAAAAATTTCGAATTTTCTTTTGAAAATCAAGATGATGTATTAAACCTAACTATTGATATTAGAGGAATGAGAGTAGTTGAAGCTATAGACTTTTTAAACAAGAAAATAGATAATATGTTACTAAGAAGTATTTGTAGATTTGAGATTATTCATGGTAAAGGTGAAGGGCTTCTTATGGAAAAAGTACATGAATTTCTAAAAGATATAAAATTTGTTAAAAAGTATTATTTTGCTCATCCAAGTGATGGTGGAGTTGGCAAAACAATAGTAGAAATTTAG